A window of the Anthonomus grandis grandis chromosome 9, icAntGran1.3, whole genome shotgun sequence genome harbors these coding sequences:
- the LOC126740123 gene encoding zinc finger protein 879-like, translated as MDSSVLLRSMSDFCRTCMTSDANLTSLFAIVNISGKVTKKDSIASLLFESTSLQVEPSDGLPQKICQTCLKRLLSCHLFQITVHETQLKLQKIKETQRAETDNDDKVICIFNDELLKEFEVENLPTEEESLSSCENNEEINNTNPVNSDNNDPTGQPRPTYKCKTCSKICSNKSLLNRHLKIHGDFKKLQCHICLKRFTTLEGKERHLRVHTGEKPYNCKYCDRDFRQSSILNTHLKKIHHITPTKPTIEEREDSWKWSFLCTVCGHRYASSSGLTGHMRAKHPEEYERELVSNSKKIKTT; from the exons atggaTTCTTCAGTATTATTAAGAAGCATGTCGGATTTTTGTAGGACATGCATGACGTCTGACGCGAATTTAACATCTTTATTTGCGATAGTAAACATATCGGGTAAGGTGACCAAAAAAGACTCAATAGCTTCCCTACTTTTTGAGTCTACATCTTTACAG GTCGAACCTTCGGATGGGTTGCCTCAAAAAATCTGCCAAACTTGTTTAAAAAGGCTTTTATCATGCCACCTATTCCAAATCACCGTCCATGAAACCCAATTGAagcttcaaaaaattaaagaaacccAAAGGGCTGAGACTGATAATGATGATAAAGTAATTTGCATCTTTAATGATGAACTGCTCAAGGAATTTGAGGTTGAAAATCTTCCCACAGAAGAAGAATCCTTATCCAGCTGTGAAAACAATGAGGAAATTAATAACACCAACCCTGTTAACAGCGATAATAATGATCCAACAGGCCAACCTAGACCTACTTATAAATGTAAAACATGTTCAAAAATCTGCAGCAATAAATCCTTACTAAACAGACACTTGAAAATACATGGCGACTTTAAGAAACTGCAGTGCCACATTTGCCTAAAAAGATTCACCAC gctaGAGGGTAAAGAGCGTCACCTAAGAGTTCACACCGGTGAAAAACCTTATAACTGTAAATATTGCGATAGGGACTTCAGGCAATCAAGTATATTAAACACTCACctgaaaaaaatacatcataTCACTCCGACGAAGCCAACAATAGAAGAGCGAGAGGACAGCTGGAAATGGTCATTTTTATGCACAGTTTGTGGTCATCGATACGCTAGCAGCAGCGGCTTGACGGGACATATGAGGGCCAAACATCCAGAGGAATATGAAAGGGAATTAGTGTCTAactcgaaaaaaattaaaaccactTAA
- the LOC126740121 gene encoding zinc finger protein OZF-like isoform X1, which produces MTSSELNVNDLSERCRTCMAAKGITSLFSLLSISGKEEPLDSILFKCTSLQVKSTDQLPHNICNSCLEKLIYCHLFRDLCLETHSKFLLVLKNQTETINNLIPSDFATGDPEKDVKSDLLLTSVLEADTETLDCDNNVKEETNKSDFICKICLKECSSKYTLNRHMKVHGDCKELECYICHRKFSRQADVRRHLVVHTKEKPYFCDSCGKCFTQIGTLAIHKRKIHNISITTDKKKGKKTFLCSICGQFFGFSSTLKLHMRRHIGHKPFQCNYCNLRFVSNARLTAHKRSHSGERPFCCELCNANFSHATALTRHLKSHRNERPHQCQYCEKCFCLPSELNIHLRQHTGERPLSCEICDKKFACPRILRQHIKIHTEEKPHVCKICGKSFRRGHHLKYHTQTHIKVN; this is translated from the exons ATGACCTCAAGTGAGTTAAATGTAAATGACTTGTCAGAAAGATGTAGAACATGTATGGCTGCCAAAGGAATAACTTCCCTGTTTTCCTTACTAAGCATATCGGGAAAAGAAGAACCCTTGGACTCTATATTGTTTAAGTGCACTTCTTTACAG GTTAAATCAACAGATCAGCTACCACACAATATATGCAACAGTTGCCTAGAAAAGTTAATATATTGCCACCTTTTTCGAGACCTATGTTTGGAGACACATTCAAAATTTCTACTGGTTCTAAAAAATCAAACTGAAACTATTAATAATCTAATTCCTAGTGATTTTGCCACAGGAGATCCTGAAAAGGATGTCAAGAGTGACTTGCTATTAACTTCAGTATTAGAGGCAGATACTGAAACTTTGGACTGTGATAATAATGTCAAGGAAGAAACTAACAAAAGTGattttatatgcaaaatttgCCTTAAGGAATGTagttcaaaatatactttaaacaGGCATATGAAAGTGCATGGAGATTGTAAGGAACTGGAATGTTATATTTGCCACCGAAAATTTTCAAG GCAAGCCGATGTACGACGTCATTTGGTCGTACATACAAAAGAAAAGCCCTACTTTTGTGATAGTTGTGGAAAATGTTTTACACAAATAGGAACCTTGGCTATCCATAAGCGGAAAATTCATAATATTTCTATAACCACAgataaaaaaaagggaaaaaagacatttttatgtTCAATTTGTGGCCAATTTTTTGGATTTAGTTCgacattaaaattacatatgAGAAGGCATATTGGTCACAAGCCTTTTCAATGCAATTATTGTAATCTTAG GTTTGTCTCAAATGCTCGACTCACCGCGCACAAGAGAAGTCACTCTGGGGAACGACCGTTTTGTTGTGAACTGTGTAATGCTAATTTTTCCCATGCAACTGCATTAACCAGACATCTGAAATCACATAGAAATGAAAGACCACACCAATGTCAGTACTGTGAAAAATGCTTCTGTTTACCGTCTGAATTGAACATACATTTGAG GCAACATACAGGAGAACGACCGTTATCTTGTGAGATATGTGATAAAAAATTCGCTTGTCCCAGGATTTTAAGGCAACACATTAAAATTCATACAGAGGAGAAGCCACATGTGTGTAAAATATGTGGAAAAAGTTTTAGAAGGGGCCATCATTTAAAGTACCACACCCAAACCCatataaaagttaattaa
- the LOC126740121 gene encoding zinc finger protein 239-like isoform X2 yields the protein MQQLPRKVNILPPFSRPMFGDTFKISTGDPEKDVKSDLLLTSVLEADTETLDCDNNVKEETNKSDFICKICLKECSSKYTLNRHMKVHGDCKELECYICHRKFSRQADVRRHLVVHTKEKPYFCDSCGKCFTQIGTLAIHKRKIHNISITTDKKKGKKTFLCSICGQFFGFSSTLKLHMRRHIGHKPFQCNYCNLRFVSNARLTAHKRSHSGERPFCCELCNANFSHATALTRHLKSHRNERPHQCQYCEKCFCLPSELNIHLRQHTGERPLSCEICDKKFACPRILRQHIKIHTEEKPHVCKICGKSFRRGHHLKYHTQTHIKVN from the exons ATGCAACAGTTGCCTAGAAAAGTTAATATATTGCCACCTTTTTCGAGACCTATGTTTGGAGACACATTCAAAATTTCTACTG GAGATCCTGAAAAGGATGTCAAGAGTGACTTGCTATTAACTTCAGTATTAGAGGCAGATACTGAAACTTTGGACTGTGATAATAATGTCAAGGAAGAAACTAACAAAAGTGattttatatgcaaaatttgCCTTAAGGAATGTagttcaaaatatactttaaacaGGCATATGAAAGTGCATGGAGATTGTAAGGAACTGGAATGTTATATTTGCCACCGAAAATTTTCAAG GCAAGCCGATGTACGACGTCATTTGGTCGTACATACAAAAGAAAAGCCCTACTTTTGTGATAGTTGTGGAAAATGTTTTACACAAATAGGAACCTTGGCTATCCATAAGCGGAAAATTCATAATATTTCTATAACCACAgataaaaaaaagggaaaaaagacatttttatgtTCAATTTGTGGCCAATTTTTTGGATTTAGTTCgacattaaaattacatatgAGAAGGCATATTGGTCACAAGCCTTTTCAATGCAATTATTGTAATCTTAG GTTTGTCTCAAATGCTCGACTCACCGCGCACAAGAGAAGTCACTCTGGGGAACGACCGTTTTGTTGTGAACTGTGTAATGCTAATTTTTCCCATGCAACTGCATTAACCAGACATCTGAAATCACATAGAAATGAAAGACCACACCAATGTCAGTACTGTGAAAAATGCTTCTGTTTACCGTCTGAATTGAACATACATTTGAG GCAACATACAGGAGAACGACCGTTATCTTGTGAGATATGTGATAAAAAATTCGCTTGTCCCAGGATTTTAAGGCAACACATTAAAATTCATACAGAGGAGAAGCCACATGTGTGTAAAATATGTGGAAAAAGTTTTAGAAGGGGCCATCATTTAAAGTACCACACCCAAACCCatataaaagttaattaa